The Brevibacillus brevis genome contains a region encoding:
- a CDS encoding SCO family protein, translating into MNIAPATAIRIRRLLLLLPVLVLVALVASWVWFGPKNAQAKLPDVTLQTIDGQSYSLAPQKKTFRLVELIYTRCPDICPTTTVKMVQLQKRLLEANLMGQEVEFLTITIDPQNDTPDVMRYYAKQLGIQEQGWTLLRGDEETIKTVTNSLGFFANKMDDGFISHTSSTYLVDDNNAVIQKFGMGDDFDPEQIYQELLKLKKEG; encoded by the coding sequence GTGAATATCGCCCCTGCTACTGCAATCCGAATCAGACGGTTGCTCTTGTTGTTACCCGTCCTTGTTCTTGTTGCTCTTGTCGCTTCTTGGGTTTGGTTCGGGCCCAAAAACGCCCAGGCGAAATTACCTGATGTGACTCTGCAAACCATCGATGGACAATCCTATTCGCTAGCACCGCAAAAGAAAACGTTTCGCTTGGTGGAGCTGATTTATACCCGTTGCCCGGATATTTGTCCCACGACAACGGTAAAAATGGTTCAGCTGCAAAAGCGCTTGCTCGAAGCAAACCTGATGGGGCAAGAAGTTGAGTTTTTGACCATCACGATTGATCCGCAAAACGACACCCCTGATGTCATGCGCTACTATGCCAAGCAGTTGGGGATTCAAGAACAAGGCTGGACCCTGCTTCGGGGTGATGAGGAAACGATCAAAACAGTTACAAATTCGCTTGGCTTTTTTGCCAATAAGATGGATGATGGATTTATCTCTCATACATCGAGTACGTATCTCGTGGATGATAACAATGCTGTCATTCAAAAATTCGGCATGGGGGACGATTTCGATCCCGAACAAATTTATCAGGAACTGTTGAAATTGAAGAAGGAAGGGTAA
- a CDS encoding UDP-N-acetylmuramoyl-tripeptide--D-alanyl-D-alanine ligase: MPVKKKRRAAVPANTLILDKPVIAVTGSAGKTTTKEMIYTILNLRMPTYKSMYNKNFLGNTRAHAKRIRDEHKAAVLEYGIYRSGHLRQHCKIIQPSMGVITNIGTAHIGNFGGDARKLALAKTELIRHMKPTGTIFLNWDCPYSRQFIQQPYLGSFTGKIVTFGKEQEADYKAGRTKMEGNGFRFECSLRGEKESFFVPIPGEHNLYNALAAIAVAHTMGIPVDVIRRGLSQFRGQRRRLASYRLANNIQVLDDTYSSNPDAAKAAIDVLSQVGHTTKIAVLASMLEMGKYDVKGHEDVGKYLSQKNVDYLYTLGRSARNIARAAILSGFPANRVRHCLSKAGLHRRLAKQLKPNTAVLVKGSNQLKMGETVQFLCRVTANRSAGNG, encoded by the coding sequence GCAAACACACTGATTCTCGACAAGCCGGTTATCGCTGTGACGGGAAGTGCAGGGAAAACCACAACAAAGGAAATGATCTATACCATCCTGAATCTACGCATGCCCACATATAAATCGATGTACAACAAGAACTTCCTGGGAAATACAAGAGCGCATGCCAAAAGAATTCGGGACGAGCACAAGGCCGCAGTGCTTGAGTATGGTATTTATCGAAGCGGTCATTTGCGACAGCATTGCAAAATCATACAGCCGTCGATGGGAGTCATTACGAATATTGGCACGGCTCATATCGGAAATTTTGGCGGTGATGCCAGGAAGCTGGCGTTAGCAAAAACGGAGTTAATTCGTCATATGAAACCCACGGGAACCATTTTTCTGAATTGGGACTGTCCTTATTCTCGCCAGTTTATTCAACAGCCTTATCTGGGTTCGTTCACGGGAAAAATCGTAACATTTGGCAAGGAGCAGGAGGCGGACTATAAGGCGGGAAGAACGAAAATGGAGGGCAACGGGTTTCGATTCGAATGTTCTTTGCGTGGAGAAAAGGAATCATTTTTTGTCCCCATTCCCGGCGAGCATAATTTGTACAACGCGTTGGCTGCTATTGCAGTCGCGCATACGATGGGGATTCCCGTCGATGTTATTCGTCGCGGGTTAAGTCAGTTTCGCGGACAGCGCAGACGACTAGCTAGCTATCGACTCGCGAATAACATTCAGGTGCTGGATGATACCTACAGCTCGAATCCGGATGCGGCCAAGGCAGCGATTGATGTGTTAAGCCAGGTAGGGCATACGACAAAAATCGCGGTGCTCGCCAGTATGCTGGAAATGGGTAAATACGACGTGAAAGGTCATGAGGATGTCGGGAAATATTTGAGTCAAAAAAATGTAGACTACTTATATACACTGGGAAGAAGTGCTAGGAATATTGCCAGAGCAGCGATTCTCTCCGGTTTTCCGGCAAATCGGGTCAGGCATTGCTTGAGTAAAGCAGGCTTGCATCGGCGTCTAGCAAAACAGCTGAAGCCAAATACAGCCGTTCTCGTAAAAGGATCGAATCAGTTGAAAATGGGAGAGACTGTACAATTTTTGTGCAGGGTAACTGCCAATCGAAGCGCTGGGAATGGATGA
- a CDS encoding FixH family protein produces the protein MKRTMILLLSMLMLLLAACGKENEQQAFQPGAPVQAAFTLEPKELVAGDTVTFSVKVTQDGQPVDDAKEVKFEWWRDGQEKHETIPASLQGDGVYTAQQTISEPGSYFVYYHVTARDFHNMQKTPFTVNSKAGETPGATPSAPPADAGQSHDHGAAGHVNADTVDYHFSPADNIQVATPAALTVHLMKNNKALDKATVKFEFWRGNDEKHSFVDATETAAGQYEGNVQFPTAGDYTVKVHVEKGDIHDHKDFPLSIK, from the coding sequence ATGAAACGTACGATGATTCTGCTCTTATCCATGCTTATGCTCCTTTTAGCCGCTTGTGGAAAAGAGAACGAGCAACAAGCTTTTCAACCCGGAGCTCCCGTTCAGGCTGCCTTTACATTGGAGCCAAAGGAGCTTGTAGCGGGCGACACCGTTACCTTCTCCGTGAAAGTCACACAAGATGGCCAACCCGTGGATGATGCCAAGGAAGTGAAGTTCGAATGGTGGAGGGATGGGCAAGAAAAGCATGAAACAATCCCGGCTTCGCTGCAAGGAGACGGTGTCTATACGGCCCAACAAACCATTAGCGAGCCAGGTTCTTATTTTGTCTACTACCATGTGACAGCACGTGATTTCCACAATATGCAAAAGACACCGTTCACCGTAAACAGCAAGGCTGGTGAGACGCCTGGGGCTACGCCCTCCGCTCCTCCAGCTGACGCAGGTCAGTCGCACGATCATGGGGCGGCAGGTCACGTGAATGCTGATACAGTTGATTATCATTTCTCTCCAGCCGACAATATTCAAGTGGCAACCCCAGCTGCTCTCACTGTTCACCTTATGAAAAACAACAAAGCGTTGGACAAAGCGACAGTCAAATTCGAGTTCTGGCGGGGAAATGACGAGAAGCACAGCTTCGTCGATGCAACGGAAACTGCGGCTGGCCAGTATGAAGGCAACGTACAGTTCCCCACTGCCGGGGATTATACAGTGAAGGTCCATGTAGAAAAAGGAGACATTCATGATCACAAAGATTTTCCACTCTCCATAAAATAA